A section of the Arcobacter roscoffensis genome encodes:
- a CDS encoding SDR family NAD(P)-dependent oxidoreductase, whose protein sequence is MSKNILITGCSSGLGLALTNLYLQKGFKVYGISRTKPEIQNDNFIYKEFDLANIEQIKPSLQEFIQNIHDIETVYLNAGMLGEIKASIDLEVPQLKEVYELNVYANKELLDIFSTINVNNIIAISSGASVNGSKGWASYSLSKAGVNMLINLYAKELLNTKLLAVAPGVIETPMTDYIRFDINDEEFPSAKRLKESHIQKPEEAAQRLHDLVINIDKFTSGDFIDVRNI, encoded by the coding sequence ATGTCAAAAAATATTTTAATCACAGGATGTAGTTCTGGTCTTGGTTTAGCCCTTACTAACTTGTATCTACAAAAAGGTTTCAAAGTTTATGGAATTAGTAGAACAAAACCTGAAATACAAAATGATAATTTTATTTATAAAGAGTTTGATTTAGCTAATATTGAACAAATTAAACCTTCACTTCAAGAGTTTATTCAAAATATACATGATATTGAAACAGTATATTTAAATGCTGGAATGCTAGGAGAGATTAAAGCTTCAATTGATTTAGAAGTGCCACAATTAAAAGAAGTTTATGAGCTAAATGTATATGCAAATAAAGAGCTTTTAGATATATTTTCAACTATTAATGTAAATAATATTATTGCTATTTCTTCAGGAGCTTCTGTAAATGGCTCAAAAGGTTGGGCTTCATACTCACTATCAAAAGCAGGAGTTAATATGCTTATAAATCTTTATGCTAAAGAGTTATTAAATACAAAACTATTAGCAGTTGCACCTGGAGTTATTGAAACACCAATGACTGATTATATAAGATTTGATATAAATGATGAAGAGTTTCCATCAGCAAAAAGATTAAAAGAATCACATATTCAAAAGCCAGAAGAAGCAGCTCAAAGACTTCATGACCTAGTTATAAATATTGATAAGTTTACAAGTGGTGATTTTATAGATGTAAGAAATATTTAA
- a CDS encoding putative bifunctional diguanylate cyclase/phosphodiesterase: MQKTFKNYIFSSKILLVSIIFIICFIFSTYLHTTLTKEEALKQSNTISNQVFSSMYQIMRKGWSREDLNLFTKSLEENFKNSNYEINIYRAQSVKDLFGEIKENPKDQILLDVLNSNQDEIKSFENNIVRNILPLKANQECMQCHTNVKEGDTLGVVEVTQDLSDIFYESKFQYIIFFLIIIPIFYISAFISSRYTSKKISKSLDLFKEKVENINSIDDFKKFDSKNIDLYFKEFNEIIVNVNGMADKLKNVAVDKELLEFEIKLLDKFIITSDVVKDWREYISDLLLEINKIMETYTLMTMFRVGDDQFEVDIFWLAIPQEDVKVVFEEYVENMLKESEHFKGMSDFKIKHIIANRHEKLVNLKKEDIEYRSKSLFLESPKIGGIVGIGLQSALTVDPVRYIVIDSILTTMANLVGSVKAIHKYTQDLEYYAARDPLTDLFNQRVFNDMMSYEIKRAKRHNYSFALMIIDCDNFKHINDNHGHSFGDKFLQTIADILETHKRDEDIVARYGGDEFTIILPECDENGAQTVANRISKEIDNTKLETPDGTKIGLTISTGICVYPTHTMSQKEMFIIADHMMYQAKEEGKNLVKLPTQEDITYVLKQNQEKSLLLLNAIENNQIYPYFQPIKPSPSNENDVIIHELLMRIKHEDKIISAYEFIEIAEARGLINKMDLIVIEKAFEQIKKTNYKGLLFINLSPKSLIVGDFINKINDLVKEYEIQKDHIVFEITERETVKNFSLLERFVQNLKAEGYKFAIDDFGSGFSSFHYIKKFPIDYLKIDGDFIININKDEKDKAFVNSISTLAQELNVKTIAEFVENQEIVETLDTLNIDYCQGYHMGRPALEFQSK; encoded by the coding sequence ATGCAAAAAACTTTCAAAAACTATATATTTTCAAGTAAAATTCTCTTAGTTTCCATTATATTTATAATATGCTTTATATTTAGTACTTACTTACACACTACTTTAACAAAAGAAGAAGCATTAAAACAGTCAAATACTATTTCGAACCAAGTATTTTCATCTATGTATCAAATAATGAGAAAAGGATGGAGTAGAGAAGATTTAAACCTATTTACAAAATCCCTTGAAGAGAACTTCAAAAATAGTAACTATGAAATAAATATATATAGAGCCCAAAGTGTAAAAGATTTATTTGGAGAGATTAAAGAGAATCCAAAAGATCAAATATTACTAGATGTATTAAACTCAAATCAAGATGAAATAAAGTCTTTTGAAAACAATATCGTAAGAAATATTTTACCACTTAAGGCAAATCAAGAGTGTATGCAGTGTCATACAAATGTAAAAGAAGGTGATACATTAGGTGTTGTGGAAGTTACACAAGACTTAAGTGATATTTTTTATGAATCAAAGTTTCAATATATCATATTTTTCTTGATAATCATTCCTATATTTTATATTTCAGCTTTTATATCTTCAAGATATACAAGTAAAAAAATATCTAAAAGTTTAGACTTATTTAAAGAAAAAGTAGAAAACATCAACTCAATTGATGATTTTAAGAAATTTGACTCTAAAAATATAGACCTATACTTCAAAGAATTCAATGAAATTATTGTAAATGTTAATGGAATGGCTGATAAATTAAAAAATGTAGCTGTGGATAAAGAGCTTTTAGAGTTTGAGATTAAATTGCTTGATAAATTTATCATAACATCAGATGTTGTAAAAGATTGGAGAGAATATATAAGTGATTTACTTTTAGAAATAAATAAAATCATGGAAACCTATACTTTAATGACAATGTTTAGAGTTGGTGATGATCAATTTGAAGTTGATATTTTTTGGCTTGCAATTCCCCAGGAAGATGTTAAAGTAGTCTTTGAAGAGTATGTAGAAAATATGCTAAAAGAGTCTGAACATTTTAAAGGCATGAGTGATTTTAAAATAAAACATATTATTGCAAATAGACATGAAAAACTTGTAAACCTAAAAAAAGAAGATATAGAATACAGGTCAAAATCACTTTTCTTAGAGAGTCCTAAAATTGGTGGAATTGTAGGAATTGGTCTTCAATCAGCATTAACAGTTGATCCTGTAAGATATATAGTTATTGACTCTATTTTAACAACTATGGCAAACTTAGTTGGTTCTGTAAAAGCTATTCATAAATATACACAAGATTTAGAGTATTATGCAGCAAGAGATCCTTTAACTGATTTATTTAATCAAAGAGTTTTTAATGACATGATGTCATATGAAATTAAAAGAGCAAAAAGACATAATTACTCTTTTGCTTTAATGATTATAGATTGTGACAACTTCAAACATATAAACGACAATCATGGACATAGCTTTGGAGATAAGTTCTTACAAACAATTGCTGATATATTAGAAACCCACAAAAGAGATGAAGATATAGTTGCAAGATATGGTGGCGATGAGTTTACTATTATTCTTCCTGAGTGTGATGAAAATGGGGCTCAAACAGTTGCAAATAGAATATCAAAAGAGATTGATAATACAAAATTAGAAACTCCTGATGGAACAAAAATTGGACTTACTATATCAACAGGGATATGTGTTTATCCTACTCATACCATGTCACAAAAAGAGATGTTTATTATTGCTGATCATATGATGTATCAAGCAAAAGAAGAAGGTAAAAACCTTGTAAAACTTCCAACTCAAGAAGATATTACTTATGTGCTTAAACAAAATCAAGAAAAGTCACTACTTCTTTTAAATGCAATTGAAAACAATCAAATATACCCTTATTTTCAACCTATAAAACCAAGCCCAAGTAATGAGAATGATGTAATAATTCATGAACTACTAATGAGAATAAAACATGAAGATAAAATCATTTCAGCATATGAGTTTATAGAAATTGCCGAAGCTAGAGGCCTAATCAATAAAATGGATTTAATAGTTATAGAAAAAGCCTTTGAGCAAATAAAGAAGACTAATTATAAAGGCTTATTATTTATAAATTTATCTCCCAAATCCCTAATAGTAGGTGATTTTATAAATAAAATAAATGATTTAGTAAAAGAGTACGAAATACAAAAAGATCATATTGTTTTTGAAATCACAGAAAGAGAAACTGTTAAAAACTTCTCACTATTAGAAAGATTTGTACAAAATCTAAAAGCTGAGGGATATAAGTTTGCTATTGATGACTTTGGTTCTGGATTTTCTTCATTTCATTATATTAAGAAGTTTCCTATTGATTATCTTAAAATTGATGGAGATTTTATTATCAATATCAATAAAGATGAAAAAGATAAAGCCTTTGTAAATAGTATTTCAACACTTGCACAAGAATTAAATGTCAAAACAATTGCTGAGTTTGTAGAAAATCAGGAGATAGTTGAAACCTTAGATACTTTAAATATAGATTACTGTCAAGGTTATCATATGGGAAGACCAGCTTTAGAGTTTCAATCTAAATAA
- a CDS encoding ZIP family metal transporter, which produces MLIEIILFSFIAGITVFLGGLISYFFEKTITNRVVKRKIVHFLTAFVTGIMLSAVAFVLIPKGMEGLNIGSSVVIFLLGALTFYYLDSFIEKNSANIPQVLAMLLDFIPESIALGALFVYDHNVGVLLAIFIAFQNFPESFNSYIELRNSHFSKYKSLVILFCLSFIGLIFSLLGYYLLKDTYEITSALMIFAAGGILYLIFQDIAPSIRIKNSRFLAMGVNLGFVIGMLSEALV; this is translated from the coding sequence ATGCTTATTGAGATTATTCTCTTTTCATTTATTGCGGGTATCACTGTATTTTTAGGTGGTTTAATCTCATACTTTTTTGAAAAAACTATTACAAATAGAGTCGTAAAAAGAAAAATAGTTCATTTTTTGACGGCTTTTGTAACTGGTATTATGTTGTCTGCTGTAGCATTTGTTTTAATTCCAAAGGGTATGGAAGGTTTAAATATTGGCTCTAGTGTAGTTATATTTTTATTAGGGGCACTTACATTTTACTACTTAGATAGTTTTATTGAAAAGAATAGTGCTAATATTCCTCAGGTTTTAGCAATGCTTTTAGACTTTATTCCTGAATCAATAGCTTTAGGAGCACTATTTGTATATGATCATAATGTAGGTGTGCTACTTGCTATTTTTATTGCATTTCAAAATTTCCCTGAATCTTTTAATTCTTATATTGAATTAAGAAATTCTCATTTTTCTAAATATAAGTCTTTAGTTATACTTTTTTGTTTGAGTTTTATAGGGCTTATTTTTTCTTTATTGGGATACTATTTATTAAAAGATACTTATGAGATAACATCTGCTTTAATGATATTTGCAGCAGGTGGAATACTTTATTTGATTTTTCAAGATATAGCTCCATCAATTAGAATTAAAAATAGTAGATTTTTGGCAATGGGAGTTAATTTAGGTTTTGTTATAGGAATGTTGAGTGAAGCACTAGTTTAG
- a CDS encoding L-lactate MFS transporter, which produces MVEKNRWLMALSAVGVHICIGSVYAWSVYVNPIQEQMSWTLTDVTIAFSIAIFFLGLSAALMGKFVEKNGPRVSAIIAASLFGLGTAGSGLAILMESKLLLYFFYGVLGGCGLGIGYISPVSTLVKWFPDKRGMATGLAIMGFGFASAVWGPTIKILIEKVGISGTFFILGAIYFVVMFASALYLEKPEENYLPKKFKKKLKEGKKKLKEDLSLLTLNEAIKTPRFYGLWIMLFINVTCGIALIGVASPLLQEVIGISAIAAAAAVGLMGIFNGAGRIVWASLSDYLTRPVVYIIFFLTQAIAFYVLPSITEIVIFQVIIYFIMSCYGGGFASIPAYIGDIFGTKELGAIHGYILTAWAAAGLVGPLIISLVKDSTGSYSQTLYVFAGFFVLAFIVSILMLINIKTIEKKKKQKN; this is translated from the coding sequence ATGGTTGAAAAAAATAGATGGCTTATGGCATTAAGTGCTGTGGGTGTACATATTTGTATTGGGTCTGTATATGCTTGGAGTGTATATGTAAATCCAATACAAGAGCAAATGTCTTGGACATTAACTGATGTTACAATTGCATTTAGTATTGCAATTTTCTTTTTAGGATTATCAGCAGCACTTATGGGGAAGTTTGTTGAGAAAAATGGTCCTAGAGTATCTGCAATTATTGCAGCATCACTTTTTGGTTTAGGAACAGCTGGTTCTGGTTTAGCAATTTTGATGGAGTCAAAACTGCTTTTATACTTTTTTTATGGAGTTTTAGGTGGATGTGGATTAGGAATAGGGTATATTTCACCTGTATCAACTTTAGTAAAATGGTTCCCTGATAAAAGAGGTATGGCTACAGGTTTAGCAATAATGGGATTTGGTTTTGCTTCTGCTGTTTGGGGGCCTACTATTAAAATCTTGATTGAAAAAGTTGGAATTTCTGGAACATTCTTTATTTTAGGGGCTATTTATTTTGTAGTGATGTTTGCTTCTGCACTGTATTTAGAAAAGCCAGAAGAGAATTATCTTCCTAAAAAGTTTAAAAAGAAACTAAAAGAGGGTAAAAAGAAATTAAAAGAAGATTTATCATTATTGACATTAAATGAAGCTATTAAAACACCAAGATTTTATGGTCTTTGGATAATGCTATTTATCAATGTAACATGTGGTATTGCACTAATTGGTGTTGCTTCACCCTTGCTTCAAGAAGTTATAGGTATTTCAGCAATAGCAGCAGCTGCTGCTGTTGGACTTATGGGAATATTTAATGGTGCAGGAAGAATTGTATGGGCCTCATTATCTGATTATTTAACAAGACCTGTTGTTTATATAATCTTCTTTTTAACACAAGCAATTGCATTTTATGTACTTCCTTCAATTACTGAGATAGTTATTTTCCAAGTGATTATTTACTTTATTATGAGCTGTTATGGTGGAGGTTTTGCTTCAATACCTGCTTATATTGGAGATATTTTTGGAACAAAAGAATTAGGTGCTATTCATGGTTATATACTTACAGCTTGGGCAGCAGCAGGATTAGTTGGTCCTTTAATTATCTCACTTGTAAAAGACTCAACAGGGTCTTATTCTCAAACACTATATGTTTTTGCTGGATTCTTTGTACTTGCTTTTATAGTTTCAATATTAATGCTTATAAATATTAAAACTATTGAAAAAAAGAAAAAACAAAAGAATTAA
- a CDS encoding class I SAM-dependent methyltransferase, translating to MNIEELKLIIKNNLNNKTDEVKRVFHGRGNFYRAYNFLTIDSIDKILYVSLFEKIPLGLEEDLKKLFLEIYEEYEFETLLLQKRFLSNSPIELIKGELKEDSFTLENDLKYTLNFKNKNIGLFFDMKKGREFISSICENKNVLNLFSYTCAFSVVASKSKASKVVNVDMSKGALSQGRKNHHINNLDTKNIKFMPYNILKSWSRIRKDGPYDIIIIDPPSFQKGSFAATKDYEKIIKKLDELANDECVVLACLNAPELDVQFLKDIFSKNARSFQYVKRLSNLDTFPSSDEERSLKNLVFKK from the coding sequence ATGAATATAGAAGAGTTAAAATTAATTATAAAAAATAATCTAAATAATAAAACAGATGAAGTTAAAAGAGTTTTTCATGGTAGAGGTAATTTTTATAGGGCTTACAACTTTTTAACAATTGATTCAATTGATAAGATTTTATATGTAAGTTTATTTGAGAAAATTCCTTTAGGATTAGAAGAAGATTTAAAAAAGCTTTTTTTAGAAATCTATGAGGAGTATGAATTTGAAACTCTTTTACTTCAAAAAAGATTTTTGTCTAATTCTCCTATTGAACTTATAAAAGGAGAGTTAAAAGAAGACTCTTTTACTCTTGAGAATGACTTGAAATATACTTTAAACTTCAAAAACAAAAATATAGGCTTATTTTTTGATATGAAAAAAGGTCGTGAGTTCATTTCTTCTATTTGTGAAAATAAAAATGTCTTAAACCTTTTTTCTTATACTTGTGCTTTTTCTGTTGTAGCAAGTAAGTCAAAAGCTTCAAAGGTAGTAAATGTTGATATGTCAAAAGGCGCTTTAAGTCAAGGGCGTAAAAATCATCATATAAATAATTTGGATACTAAAAATATTAAGTTTATGCCATATAATATTTTGAAATCTTGGAGTAGAATAAGAAAAGATGGACCCTATGATATTATCATTATTGATCCACCAAGCTTTCAAAAAGGAAGTTTTGCAGCTACAAAAGATTATGAAAAGATTATAAAAAAACTTGATGAACTAGCAAATGATGAGTGTGTTGTTTTAGCTTGTTTAAATGCCCCAGAACTTGATGTTCAATTTTTAAAAGATATATTTTCAAAAAATGCAAGAAGTTTCCAGTATGTAAAAAGATTAAGTAATTTAGATACTTTTCCAAGTAGTGATGAAGAAAGAAGTCTTAAAAATTTAGTTTTTAAAAAATGA
- a CDS encoding GreA/GreB family elongation factor, with amino-acid sequence MKKELISLNGYDKILKEFKDLLQNQKPYWVKEKQIAAQHGDRSENAEYISAKEQIRNIDKRLRFLDKIINNSEVIDITTLNHQKVNFGSHVKLLDLENNETKEFTIVGTYETNPSANRISIKSPLGKALFGKSIDDEFEFSINSKIFEYEIIEIKMASLS; translated from the coding sequence ATGAAAAAAGAATTAATTAGTTTAAATGGCTACGATAAAATCCTTAAAGAGTTTAAAGATTTACTTCAAAACCAAAAACCTTACTGGGTAAAAGAAAAACAAATAGCAGCCCAACATGGGGACAGAAGTGAAAATGCAGAATATATTAGTGCAAAAGAACAAATAAGAAATATAGATAAGAGATTGAGATTTTTGGATAAAATTATAAATAATTCAGAGGTAATTGATATTACAACACTAAATCATCAAAAAGTAAACTTTGGTTCACATGTAAAGCTTCTTGATTTGGAAAACAATGAAACAAAAGAGTTTACAATAGTGGGAACATATGAGACAAATCCTAGTGCAAATAGAATTTCAATAAAATCACCCTTAGGGAAAGCACTTTTTGGCAAAAGCATAGATGATGAATTTGAATTTAGTATAAACTCAAAAATTTTTGAGTATGAAATAATAGAGATAAAAATGGCAAGTTTATCATAA
- a CDS encoding diguanylate cyclase codes for MKSIFFKLTIILLLINTLFANSRIRENNENVILQLQWKNQFQFAGYYIAKEKGFYKDYKINVTIKQREYGQNVVNEVLNKKAHFATGRSSLIIDRVDGKKVVLLASIFQSSPDILIALKNSNIKNLQDLKNKRVMITGNAKNDIVLKSMLFSKKIQDKDIIVQKHTFDLADLVYGNTDVMASYISNEPFILKNKYHLESKIFDPKDYGFDFYSDILFTHEDFVKKNPMLVKKFKQASLKGWEYAFENINETVNIIYEKYNTQNKSKKALLYEAKELKKLAFYNTKKLGEIKKEKVEKIYNFYKLMGEVNKEIDYDKFIFKSNALQLNSTQLQYLENKKRLKLCIDPNWLPFEKFDKNKKHVGLTKDYYDMFSKKLKIDIKPVYTNSWNQTLEFIKEKKCDILSLAMQTKKREEYLNFTSSYVTVPLVLATKINIPFVDNLMQIKNKKVGIVSGYAFEETLKNHYKDIEFVSIKNIKDGLKKVAEEKIFGVISSIADISFEIRNNYTNELKITAKLDEKLEMAIGLRKDEPILKDIFQKLLDNLNPKFITDIQNKYFSSQVEKYKDYTLFWQTTIFFLFIITIILYWSYKLKIEKTRNEEILKELKATQNELKIKNKRLKFLARVDKLTGVYNRTKLDEVLEKEINRSKRFKRDFSIMLIDIDDFKNINDTYGHLVGDKILIALADLLKIHTRNVDTVGRWGGEEFLIICPETDKLGAVKLAKYLQVKINEFTFEENLKITVSIGLSMFKEDTSDTILKKADIALYDVKENGKNSIEFMDDLPKD; via the coding sequence ATGAAATCTATATTTTTTAAACTAACTATTATACTTCTTTTAATCAACACACTATTTGCAAATTCTAGAATTAGAGAAAATAATGAAAATGTAATACTACAATTGCAGTGGAAAAACCAATTTCAATTTGCAGGATACTACATAGCAAAAGAAAAAGGTTTCTACAAAGACTATAAAATAAATGTAACTATAAAACAAAGAGAATACGGACAAAATGTTGTAAATGAAGTATTAAATAAAAAAGCACACTTTGCTACAGGTAGATCATCTCTTATAATAGACAGAGTAGATGGTAAAAAAGTGGTTTTATTAGCCTCTATTTTTCAATCTTCCCCTGATATATTAATAGCACTTAAAAATTCTAATATTAAAAACTTACAAGACTTAAAAAATAAAAGAGTTATGATTACAGGAAATGCAAAAAATGATATAGTTCTAAAAAGTATGCTTTTTTCAAAAAAGATACAAGATAAAGATATTATCGTTCAAAAACATACATTTGATTTAGCTGATTTAGTCTATGGAAATACTGATGTTATGGCTTCTTATATTTCAAATGAACCTTTTATTTTAAAAAATAAGTACCATTTAGAAAGTAAAATCTTTGACCCTAAAGATTATGGTTTTGATTTTTACTCAGATATTTTATTTACCCATGAAGATTTTGTTAAGAAAAACCCTATGTTAGTCAAAAAGTTTAAACAAGCTTCATTAAAAGGTTGGGAGTATGCCTTTGAAAATATAAATGAAACTGTAAATATTATATATGAAAAATATAATACTCAAAACAAATCTAAAAAAGCCCTACTTTATGAAGCAAAAGAGTTAAAAAAACTTGCTTTTTATAATACAAAAAAATTAGGTGAAATCAAAAAAGAAAAAGTGGAAAAAATATATAACTTCTATAAATTAATGGGAGAAGTTAATAAAGAAATAGACTATGATAAATTTATTTTTAAAAGCAATGCTTTGCAACTTAACTCTACGCAGTTACAGTATTTAGAAAATAAAAAAAGATTAAAGCTATGTATTGATCCAAACTGGCTTCCTTTTGAAAAGTTTGATAAAAATAAAAAACATGTGGGATTAACAAAAGATTATTATGATATGTTCTCAAAAAAATTAAAAATTGATATAAAGCCTGTTTATACAAACTCTTGGAATCAAACCTTAGAGTTTATCAAAGAAAAAAAGTGTGATATTTTATCCCTAGCAATGCAAACAAAAAAAAGAGAAGAGTATCTTAATTTTACAAGTAGTTATGTAACTGTTCCTTTAGTATTAGCAACAAAAATAAATATTCCTTTTGTAGATAATCTAATGCAAATAAAAAATAAAAAAGTTGGTATTGTTAGTGGATATGCCTTTGAAGAAACTCTTAAAAATCATTATAAAGACATTGAGTTTGTATCTATTAAAAATATCAAAGATGGACTAAAGAAAGTCGCTGAAGAGAAAATATTTGGAGTTATAAGTAGTATTGCTGATATAAGCTTTGAAATTAGAAACAACTATACAAATGAACTTAAAATCACTGCTAAATTGGATGAGAAACTTGAAATGGCAATAGGTCTTAGAAAAGATGAACCTATTTTAAAAGATATTTTTCAAAAACTTTTAGACAATTTAAACCCTAAATTTATTACAGATATTCAAAATAAATACTTTAGTTCTCAAGTTGAAAAATACAAAGATTATACACTTTTTTGGCAAACTACTATTTTCTTCTTATTTATAATTACAATTATTTTATATTGGAGTTATAAACTAAAAATAGAAAAAACTAGAAATGAAGAGATTTTAAAAGAGTTAAAAGCTACACAAAATGAATTAAAAATAAAAAATAAAAGATTAAAGTTTTTAGCTAGAGTTGATAAACTCACAGGAGTATACAACAGAACAAAACTAGATGAAGTTTTAGAAAAAGAGATAAATAGATCAAAAAGATTTAAAAGAGATTTTTCTATTATGTTAATAGATATTGATGATTTTAAAAATATAAATGATACATATGGTCATCTAGTTGGAGATAAAATACTTATTGCCCTAGCAGATCTTCTAAAAATACACACTAGAAATGTAGATACTGTTGGTAGATGGGGTGGAGAGGAGTTTTTGATTATTTGTCCTGAAACAGATAAACTAGGTGCAGTAAAACTTGCTAAATATTTACAAGTAAAAATAAATGAATTTACTTTTGAAGAAAATCTAAAAATCACTGTTAGTATAGGTCTTTCAATGTTCAAAGAAGACACAAGCGATACAATCCTTAAAAAAGCAGATATAGCCTTATATGATGTAAAAGAGAATGGGAAAAACTCTATTGAATTTATGGATGATTTACCTAAGGATTGA
- a CDS encoding PAS domain-containing protein, producing the protein MKNIKNLIILSVFALIFIFTFQILTYQKKIHETNKEYFNKTIFQEAQTHFEYFKVFRAWNAQYNGVYVKEQEGIKPNKYLVNNQLFTNEGERLIKINPAWMTKQVSEMMNILTDYNYKITSLKPMNPDNKAYGFEVEALSEFDKNPDINYYTKLDKENDVFNFMGKLTVKESCLQCHAVQGYEIGQTRGGIRVTIPLEVYEENFEVLNQNYTYQRVLVVGFAIIIFIILFMIINRIYKNQLHVRELKNKYKILYDRYDYAVTGSNLGLWDWNLKTNEVYFSKIWKKMLGFEDEELPSLLESWETRVHPDDKQKAISQIKANQAGETEFYENIHRIKHKDGSWVWILDKGKTIFDEKGQAVRMLGVHADITKIEELKQELKDKEEIMIAQSRHAAMGEMISMIAHQWRQPISVIAMAANNTLADIELEMLDNDELRENTESMLEQTKYLSQTIEDFRDFFRPNKEKEKTTCLRVLEESLKIMEKALENNEIEIIIDETSSIEVMLYSRELLQVYLNIFKNAKEALVQNRKEKREVRVKIFTLNDKILRTTICDNAGGIPENITDKLFEPYFSTKDEKSGTGLGLYMCKTIVEKHFNGEIGVYNGKEGACFYVDLPINP; encoded by the coding sequence ATGAAAAATATAAAAAATCTAATAATTCTAAGTGTATTTGCTTTAATATTTATTTTTACTTTTCAAATATTAACTTATCAAAAAAAAATACATGAAACTAATAAAGAGTATTTTAATAAAACAATCTTTCAAGAAGCACAAACTCATTTTGAGTATTTTAAAGTCTTTAGAGCTTGGAATGCCCAATATAATGGCGTTTATGTAAAAGAGCAAGAAGGTATAAAACCTAATAAATATTTGGTAAATAATCAGCTATTTACAAATGAAGGTGAGAGATTAATTAAAATCAACCCTGCTTGGATGACAAAACAAGTTTCAGAAATGATGAATATCTTAACTGATTATAATTATAAAATCACAAGTTTAAAGCCTATGAATCCTGATAATAAAGCTTATGGGTTTGAAGTTGAGGCTTTAAGTGAGTTTGATAAGAATCCAGATATTAATTATTATACAAAACTTGATAAAGAAAATGACGTTTTCAATTTTATGGGTAAACTTACAGTGAAGGAAAGTTGTTTACAATGTCATGCCGTGCAAGGTTATGAAATAGGTCAAACAAGAGGTGGAATTAGAGTTACCATACCCTTGGAAGTTTATGAAGAGAATTTTGAAGTATTAAATCAAAACTATACTTATCAAAGAGTATTGGTTGTTGGTTTTGCAATTATTATTTTTATTATTTTATTTATGATTATCAATAGGATTTATAAAAATCAATTACATGTAAGAGAGTTAAAAAACAAATATAAAATTCTTTACGATAGATATGATTATGCAGTTACTGGATCAAATCTTGGTTTATGGGATTGGAATTTGAAAACAAATGAAGTTTATTTCTCAAAAATTTGGAAAAAAATGTTAGGTTTTGAAGATGAAGAATTACCTAGTTTACTAGAGTCTTGGGAAACTAGAGTTCATCCTGATGATAAACAAAAAGCAATTTCCCAAATAAAAGCAAATCAAGCAGGAGAGACTGAATTTTATGAAAATATTCATAGAATAAAGCATAAAGATGGTTCTTGGGTTTGGATTTTAGATAAGGGTAAAACTATTTTTGATGAAAAAGGTCAAGCTGTTAGAATGCTTGGTGTTCATGCTGATATTACAAAAATAGAAGAGTTAAAACAAGAGCTAAAAGATAAAGAGGAGATTATGATAGCCCAATCAAGACATGCAGCTATGGGTGAGATGATTTCAATGATTGCTCACCAATGGAGACAGCCTATATCTGTTATTGCAATGGCTGCAAATAATACTTTAGCAGATATAGAACTTGAAATGCTTGATAATGATGAATTAAGAGAAAATACAGAGTCTATGTTAGAACAAACTAAATATTTATCTCAAACTATAGAAGATTTTAGAGATTTCTTTAGACCCAATAAAGAAAAAGAGAAAACAACATGCTTAAGAGTTTTAGAAGAATCTTTAAAAATTATGGAAAAAGCTTTAGAAAATAATGAGATAGAGATTATTATTGATGAAACTAGTTCTATTGAAGTTATGCTTTATTCAAGAGAATTACTTCAAGTGTATTTAAATATCTTTAAGAATGCTAAAGAAGCCTTGGTTCAAAACAGGAAAGAAAAAAGAGAAGTAAGAGTTAAGATATTTACATTAAATGATAAAATATTAAGAACTACAATATGCGATAACGCAGGTGGTATTCCTGAAAATATTACAGATAAACTATTTGAACCATATTTTAGTACAAAAGATGAAAAATCAGGTACAGGTTTAGGTCTTTATATGTGCAAAACTATTGTAGAAAAGCATTTTAATGGTGAAATAGGAGTTTATAATGGCAAAGAGGGAGCATGTTTCTATGTTGATTTACCTATCAATCCTTAG